CGTTGAGCGGATGTAGAATAGCCCTAAATGGCGCATCTATCGGAGAGATGAAAACTGTGAACGTAACGGTTTTTGAAAATAATGCACCATTGGTAGTTCCTTATTTAAGTTCGCAATTTACGGAGAGTTTAAAAACAAGAATTCGTAATCAAACTAGCTTAAGTATTACGGCTAATGACGCACAAGGTGTTTTTTCGGGAAATATTACCGGATATAGCATAACCCCAGAGGCTATCGAAAACGGGAATAATCCTGTTGCCGGCGCCAACAGACTGACCATCGCCATCAATGTAAAGTACACCAACAACCTGAATCCTAAGCTGAGTTTTGAGCGAACATTTGAACGCTATAAAGTTTTTAAGCTAACGGGAACAATCGCGGCTATGGAACCGGGATTAATTACGGATGTTACCGCGCAATTGACGGAAGATATTTTTAACGCAGCTTTTGCACAATGGTAGGCTAAAGTAGAGATCAATTATTAACTTAGCAACGTGGAGCAGGAATTAGATATAAAACAACAACTGGGGGTGTGGCTTTCGGCACCTGAAAAGATAAGCAGGGAAGATGCTCCTGTGTTAAAAGATTTAGCATTGCTTTATCCTTATTTTCAGCCATTGCATCTTTTATTGGCCAAAGCAACACTACAGGGACCGGAGCAAAATAACAACCTGGCCACTGCAGCTTTGTATACTAATGGACAATTACTTCACAGCTTGCTTCATGCTCCTGAGGAACTTCATACGGCCAATTTTGAGGTCATTAATCCTGCATCTGACCAGAATAGCAGTCAGCCTGAACCAATTGAAGTATCTACAATAAACGAAGTACCTGCTGAAACTACTGAGCCGACTGAAAAGTCAGGTGCGGACATGGATGAGCAGGAAGTGTTCGAAGAAATTGGCGAGGTTGATGTTAAACCTGAGGATGACCTTGTTATGGAGAACATCGTAGCCTCAGATTTCTTTGCTTTTCAGGAAAGCTTTATTGCAGAAACAGTCATTCCTGATCAGGAAGATCCAAATTTCAGGCCCTCGCCTTTGCTGGAGCCAGCGAAACCTGAAGAGCCAATTGTGATCAGTAAGTATGACGACGATCAGTTGCCTTATACATTTTTATGGTGGCTGGCTAAAACCAGGGCAGCGCATCAGCAGATATTCCAGCCTTATGCTTCACCAAGAAAAGCGAATTCGAATGAAGCGCATAAACCTGCTTCGCCCCAAAGGCCAAGTGAATTACAGCATCAGTATGTAGAGCATATATTTCATCTCCAAAGTCCTTTTAATGGTGAGGCGGAAGAAGAATATACTACGGAAGGTTTTAGAACCCCAAGCAAGGGTGATGAGATTATCGAGAGCTTTATTAAAAACGACCCTCAGATTGGCCCGCTGAAGCCGGAACAGATCGACAACGAGAATAAAGCGAAGAAGAGTGCGGAGGATCATAATGATCTGGTCTCTGAAACTTTAGCTAAAATATACATTGAACAAATGCTTTATGATAAGGCAATCGAGACTTACGAAAAATTAAGTTTGAAGTTTCCAGAAAAAAGACGTTACTTTGCCGACCTTATCCAATCTATAGAAAAGAAAATTTAACAATATAACATTATGCTATTTTTAATTATTTTATTAATCATTGTTTGCGTTGCTTTAGGGCTGTTTGTTTTGGTACAAAATCCTAAGGGTGGTGGCTTAGCTACTGGTGGAGCAGGTAGCAACATGTTTGGCGTTCAACGTACAGGTGATGTTTTGGAAAAAGGTACCTGGGTTTTATTGACTTTAATTGTAGTACTTACTTTATCGATTACCACAATCGCTAAATCAGGAGGTTCTTCTACAGGTGAGGCTTCAAAAATCCAAGAGCATTTAGACAAAACGCCTACCCCATCTCCTCTTGGCAGCAGAACAGCACCAGCTGCAGCTCCTGCGACAGCTGATACAACAAAGAAATAGGACTTTATAAGTTTACAATAGATAGCCTGGTATAAACAATACCGGGCTTTTTTGTGTCCTGCCACTCTGACACAAAAATACTTTATGAAAATAGGTTAGCTGACAATGCTTGCAAATTTGTCAACCCAATTTGCATTGGCATAAAAACTGATGTAGTTTTACAACGTAGTTTATACGATTTTAAAATTTAACTTAAAAAATAAATTAATATCAAGTTATGGCTTTAAACCTTAAACCCATTTCAGGTACAGCAAACAGAGTTATTGTTGAACCTGCTGCGGCAGAAGAAAAGACAGCATCTGGAATCTATATTCCTGACACTGCAAAAGAAAAACCATCTAAAGGTACTGTAGTATCAGTTTCTGATGAAGATTCAGAAGGTAAAAAACCAACTGTTAAAGTAGGTGATGTTGTTCTTTATGGCAAATACGGTGGCACAGAGCTTCCTATTGATGGTAAAGACTATTTAATCATGCGTGAAAGCGATATCTACGCTGTACTTTCTTAGTACCGGGATATGAGATTAATGGCAGAGCTGTTCTGGCTTTGCTCTTGAAAAACAAATTAATTAATCAGTAAACACAGTATCTTTTCAAGATACCTACTATTAAAACAACAATGGCAAAACAAGTAAAATATAATGTAGAAGCCCGTGACGCCCTGAAAAGAGGTGTTGATACTTTGGCTAATGCAGTGAAAGTAACTTTAGGTCCTAAAGGACGTAACGTAATTATTGACAAAAAATTTGGTTCACCTGCAATCACTAAAGATGGTGTAACTGTTGCAAAAGAAATTGAGTTGAAAGACCCAATTGAAAACATGGGTGCTCAAATGGTTAAAGAAGTAGCTTCTAAAACTGCAGATATCGCAGGTGACGGAACTACAACTGCTACTGTATTGGCTCAGGCAATTGTTACTGCTGGTATCAAAAACGTTGCTGCCGGTGCAAATCCAATGGATTTGAAACGTGGTATCGATAAAGCGGTTACTGCAATCGTTGAGAACTTAAAAGCTCAGTCACAAACTGTAGGTGAAGACAATAACAAAATCAAACAGGTAGCTTCTATTTCGGCTAACAATGATGAGGTTATTGGTGCTTTAATTGCAGAAGCAATGGGTAAAGTTGGTAAAGATGGTGTAATTACTGTTGAAGAGGCAAAAGGTACTGAAACTGAAGTAAAAACAGTTGAAGGTATGCAATTTGACCGTGGTTACTTATCTCCATACTTTGTAACTAATGCTGATAAAATGGAAGCGGAATTAGAAAACCCTTACATTTTGATCTATGATAAAAAGATCAGCAATATGAAAGAATTATTGCCTGTATTGGAGAAACAAGTTCAAACTGGTAAACCTTTATTGATCATTGCTGAAGATTTAGACGGTGAAGCATTGGCTACTTTGGTAGTTAACAAAATCCGTGGATCTCTGAAAGTTGTTGCTGTTAAAGCTCCAGGCTTTGGTGACAGAAGAAAAGCAATGTTGGAAGACATCGCTATCTTAACTGGTGGTACTGTTATTTCTGAAGAGAGAGGTTATAAATTAGAGAATGCTGACCTTAGCTATTTAGGTACTGCTGAGAAAGTTGTTGTTGATAAAGACAATACTACAATCATCAATGGTGCTGGTCAGTCAGAAGATATCAAAGCTCGTGTTAACCAGATTAAAGCTCAAATCGAGACGACTACATCTGATTACGATAAAGAAAAATTACAAGAGCGTTTAGCTAAATTAGCTGGCGGTGTTGCTGTTCTTTATGTTGGTGCTGCTTCTGAAGTAGAGATGAAAGAGAAAAAAGACCGTGTTGATGATGCATTACATGCAACTCGTGCAGCGGTTGAAGAAGGTATCGTTGCTGGTGGTGGTGTTGCTTTCATCCGCGCTATCGAGGCATTGGATGGCATGAAAGGTACTAACGATGATGAGTCGACAGGTATCCAGATCATTCGTCGTGCTATTGAAGAGCCTTTACGCCAAATCTGCCAAAACGCAGGTATCGAAGGTTCTATCGTAGTTCAAAAAGTTAAAGAAGGTAAAGCAGACTTTGGTTACAATGCACGTACTGATGTTTATGAAAACTTAATTTCAGCTGGTGTTATTGATCCAACTAAAGTTGGTCGTGTAGCTTTGGAAAATGCAGCTTCAATTGCAGCTATGTTGTTAACAACAGAAGTTGTATTGGCTGATGATCCAGAAGAAGCTCCTGCTGGTGGCGGTATGCCTCCAATGGGCGGTGGCGGTATGGGTGGAATGATGTAATCATCCCCCTCTTCATTGAATATAAATAAGAAAACCACAGGTTAACTCCTGTGGTTTTCTTATTTAATCTCATTTCCCTCTAATATTCTGAATTGAAGTAAAAAAAACTCTACATTTATACAATTAATATGTATATATGGTGAAACGTCTACTTCTTTTAACCATTCTTCTTTCTTTTTTTCAAATAACTGTAGGTTTTTCTCAGATTACGATAGGCACGGTTGATCCCGGGCCGTATACGCCGGGGTCGAGTATTGCAGTCCCAATCAATCTTGGTAATACAAATTGCATCCGCCCGAACAGTAAATTTGAGTTGTTCTTATCAAATGCATCCGGTGATTTCACAAATGAAACAAAAATAGGTGAAGCCAACCGTTTCTATACAACCTTTGTTAATGGAATTATCCCGCCAGGATTAGCTGCAGGATCAGGTTATAAACTAAGGGTAAAATCTACAAGCCCTATATTAATTTCTACAGAAACACCAGCCGGAACATTTGCGATAACGACAGGAGGTGTTGTGGAAGCTAAAATCAGTTCTTTCCCCGTACTACAGGCACCAGAAGTATTTGGTTACTGTACAGGACGAGATAATGTAGCCTTCGATTTATTTAATGAATCAACCGCAGGTAGCACCACAACAGGCACTATAACAAATGAGCTGACGCATATAATAGCTGGCAATCTTACCTTCCCTACACAAACCGAAACCTTTACAGCACGATTAGCACATTACACAGTTATCATTAAAGCAAAAATGCCGGACGGACGAGCTGCTACTAAAGCATATTTACTAGTTAATAATCCTGCAAAAACTTCATTTAATACCCCAGGGGACAATATAGTGTGTTTACCTGGAGGGTTTCTAGAGTATGGAGTAGATTTATCAGCAACAGGAATGGGGAATAATTACCCTGGAAATATATATAAAATAGTCTGGGGAGATCAAAAAGAAGATACCTATACACTATGTGATCTTGCAAACATACCAATCAAGCATGAATATTTAACATCATCTTGCGGCAACCCTCCATACAGTACCGGAGGAGAAACTAAGTATAATGTATTCGGAATAAATATATCTATTTTAGCTTCATTTTCAAATTGTAGTGGAACAATAGGAAATGCACTATCTACTTCGGTAAAGGTCGTCACTAAACCAAAAAATGATTTTATTTCTCCAACCACCGCCTGTACTAATACATCAGTAAGATTTAGAAATATTTCCACCCCAGGTCAAGATCCGGACCCCAATACTCCAGATTGTCAAGATAACACTGTGATGTATAACTGGTTTGTGGATAATACTAAGATTGGGCCCAGCTTACCTAAATCAACAGATTTCGTTTATGCATTCCCAGTACATGGAGTACACAAAATCAGGCTTGAATCTGTTAGCAGCAGTTTATGTGCAGGTGCACCTATTGAATATGAGATATGTATTCAGGACCCACCTCGTCCTGCATTTGATTTTAATAATCAATCTCAAACGGGTTGTGCCCCTTTCACTATTCAGGCATTTGACAGATCGATAATTGATGACCGTTGTAATACGGACAACACTTACAATTGGATTGTAACAGGTCCGCCGGGAGTAATATTTAATCCAACTGACAAAGATCCAATTTTTAAATTTACAAACCCCGGTACTTATTCCATCATACTTCAAATTATAACGGCATCATGTGGTGCAGTAAGTACACAAATACCTCAGAAAATCATTCTTGCTGATGGGGCTCCGACAATAACAATGTCACCAAATGTTACCCTATGCGCTTTAAACACCTTAGATTTCAATACACAAACCGGCCCAACAAAAACCTTATTTACAGGAACACAAGTAGACATTGCAGATACGTATACCTGGAAAGTTACAGCCCTTGATGGAAGTGCATTAGATCCAGTTAATGATTACAGTTTTGCGAATAGCACAAATAATAACTCCAGAGAACCGTCCATTCAATTTAAAAGGTTTATCCCTTATAAAGTTTCTGTTATTCATAAAAACACCTGTACTTCCGTAGAGGCTTTCCAAATTATTACATTCGCATCAGCACCGGTACCCAAAATAGATCTCGTGCCTAAAATTTGTTATGATGCTTCCGCAAATTTAGTCGCAACAGTTACAGGAGGAACATACACAAGCTCGGTGTGGACTACTACGGGGGATGGAACATTTACAAGTACTAATACCTTAACTACAACATACACCCCAGGCCCAACAGATCGAAGCCTTCTTAAAGCAAGAGTCACCCTTACGTTAAACACAGGAATAAATGGTGTGTGTCAATTTGTTCCCGTTAGTACAGATATAGATATTCATCCTAATAATATAGGAACGAATACGCCTCAAATAATTTGTACGGGTGACGCAGCTAAGCTTATACTAGGTTCGAGCGTTCCAGGAAGTACCTTTACCTGGACTGCGGCAAACGCAGACGGATATGCGACCGGTTTCAGTCTTAGCGGCAGTGGAGATATTAACCAAGCTATTACGAATACTAACACAACTCAGAACGCTGTTGTAGTTTACACCATCACACCGACGGCTAATGGGTGTATAGGCAATACTTTTACCTTTACAGTTACGGTTACTCCAAAACCTAATATATCAACCCCTGCTCTCGATAAAACGATTTGCTCTAATAATTCTGCAGGTATAACAGCAAGGTCCAACAATATTCCAACCCAGTTCATATGGACAAGTGATGCAGAGAATGGTATTACAGGAAATACAAGTTCTGCTTTAAGTAGCTCGTTAGCTAGCATCACGATTAATGATGAATTGGTGAATTCAACCTTTGAACAAAAAACTGTTACCTATACCATTAAATCTTACTCTCCAGGAGGATGTGAAGGAAATACAATTAAAGTGACTGTTACGGTTGATCCTGCAGTTACTAAAGCAAAAGCAGGCTCTGATGCCAGTATTTGTGCAACCGGCACTTCCAACACCTATATGTTAAAGGGGAACAAACCTGATGTGGGGACAGGAGAATGGAAACTCATTTCTACGCAAATACCAGCGCCTTCCATTATTGATCGTCACAACCATGAAACTGAGGTTAAAGGTTTGGTAGTAGGTGAACCTTATGTATTTGAATGGGCAATTTCTGGTGAGGGTGCATGTGCAGGAACAAGTGATCAAGTGAAAATTACTGTTACACCAATACCGATAATATCAACAACTACTCCAAACAAAAGCATTTGCCAAGGTAATCCCGTAGCCATAACTGTAACCTCAGACATTCCTACCAAGTTCATATGGACAAGTGATAGGTCTTCAACAGCGATAACAGGAAATACAAATTCAACAGGAAGTGCCCTATCAAAAACCATAACAATTCCTGATGTATTATTGAATTCAGGAATTAATCAGGAAACTGTTACCTATACAATCAAATCATTATCCGAAACAGGGTGTGAAGGAAATACAATTACGATTGTTGTTAAAGTTGATCCAGCTGTTACCACTGCTACGGCAGGGGCTGATGCGAGCATTTGCAATACCACTACCTATGATTTAGAAGGTAGCGAACCTCATGTAGGTACCGGGAAGTGGGAACTTGTTTCTGCAAGTATCGGAACACCAACAATTACTACACCCACAAATTTTAAAACAAAAGTTACCGACCTTGTCGCTGGTGGAGTTTATACATTTAAATGGACAATAACGGGAACGGGGGAATGCCAAAAATCGGAAGCTCAGGTAACCATTACAGTAAATATGCCGACGATACCTGGAACTACTGCAACATTGCAGCCATTAGTCTGTCAAAATAACAACACAGGAATAATTACATTAAGTGGAAATACTGGTTCTGTGTTAAGATGGCAACGTTTACCTGATGGACAAACAATATGGGAAGATGTTCCCGGCACTAATGCCGATTTAACCTACACATTCGATAAACTGACTATGACCACTCAATACAGAGCTGTTGTACAAAATGCAGGCTGTACTATAGGTTATTCAACTCCAACTACTATAACTGTAGCTCCTGCTACCACAATAGCAGATGCCTCCGATCAAACCTTATGTGCTGAAACTTCAGTCCTTCTAAAAGGAAATCTAATAGCATCAGGAGAAGCTGGAATCTGGACCATGGTAACGGGTGACGCAAATGCAGCAATTACAACACCAACCAATCACGAGACTACAGTTACCAATCTACTTCCGGATAAGACCTATGTTTTCAGGTGGACCATCACTGGTAACTCTCCTTGTGGCCCAACATTTAAGGATGTCACCATCCGTAACAACGCCCCAATTGATCTGAATAGCATTACTACAAACGCAGTAGTTTGTAATGGTCAACAAATAGTTATTACTGGTAGCGACCCAAGAGGGGGTGAAGAAGGCATTTACAATTATACGTGGGAAAGCCAATTAAATGGGGGAACCTGGACTGTAGTTGCAGGTGAAACAGGTAAAAATTTAACCATAACCCTAACCACGACTGGGACTGTGAGTGTCAGGAGAATTGTGAATAGTGGGACATGTACATCAACTAGTAATCCATTCCCTATTACGGTTCAGCCACCGATAGGGAATAACAGAATATCTGCAGACCAAACGATTTGTAGTGGATTAACTCCGGATTTAATAAACGGAGTCTTACCAACAGGTGGCGATGGACAATTTCTATACCAGTGGCAATCTAGTCTGGACGGAACGACATGGGCAAACATTACAGGCGCTGTGGGCCAAAATTATCAACCTCCTATCCTAACCGCAACCACTTATTACAGACGTATTGTGAGCACTATTGAATGTAGTGGGAATTTACAAAGTATAAGTACGGCTGTAAAAAAAACGATTACTCCTAATGCTAAAGCAGAATTTACATGGGGTCCTACTGATCGGGGATGTGTTCCATATACATTGCCTGTACAGGTGGTTACCTATGCAGATCGAAATGCAATTTATACCTGGTATGCGGACAATGTTGTCTTAGCAACAGGTTCTACTTTCCCGGGATATACCATCCAAAACAGCGGTCAATCTGTAACCATCAAACTCGTAGTTACGAGCAGTCTTGCTTGTTCAACAGACGAGTTCAGCCATACATTCAGCACCAACCAGGCCGTTCCGGCTTCATTTGACCTAAGTGATACTGAAGGCTGTGGACCGTTATCTGTTAATTTTACAAATACCTCTTTACTAACAGCCGGAGCTACGTTTGAATGGAATTTCGGAAATGGACGGTCATCAACAGCCACCAATCCTCCTACCATAATCTTTGATCAGGATCCTACAGGAAAAGATACCACCTATATAGTTACTTTAAAATCTATTACTGCTTGCGGATCTAATTCGGTGAGTAAAAATGTATTTGTAAAGGCAAAACCAATTGCCATATTTACCCCAGAGAAAGTACAGGGATGCGCTCCATTTAAGGCGGTCTTTACCAATACTTCACCTGGAGGTACAAATACTTATTACTACGATTACGGTGATGGATCAGCAATAGACATAAAAACTAATAAATCACCTGTTGACCATATTTACAATGTCACAGTAACTACGGACTTTACCGTCAAAATGATTGCTGAAAATTCCTGTGGAAGAGACGAAAAGCAATGGACCATCAGAGTTTTCCCTCAGAACATCACTCCGGCGTTAGGTATAAAACTGGAAGAAATAGAGGGTTGTGCCCCTCATAGCGTTAATTTTGAAAACAATACTATTGGTGCTTCAAGATTTACTTATGACTTTGGTGATGGCAGTCCAATCCTTCCTGCATTAAATACAAATACAGTTCAACATATTTATAAAACAGCCGGAACCTTTACTGTTACCATGACCGCCTATAATAGTTGTTCTGAAATTCCAATAACAAAATCGGTAACAGTACTTCCGCAGCCTATTGCCGATTTCGAAGCAGATCAAATACTTGGTTGTCCGGGGCTTGAAGTGAAATTCAAAAACAAAACTCAGGATGGCTTTAGCTATGTGTGGGACTTTGGAGATGGCTCTCCGAAATCCAACGAATTTGAACCAAGTCATGTTTACATGGGAAATCAGGAATATTATACGGTAACACTAACGGCAACCAACATCCTTAATTGTTCGATGGAGGTAATCAAAAATCAGTACATTCATATCGTACAACCACCTGTTGCAGCCTTCAATGTGAATCCTTCTACCCTGATCAGTATCCCTAATTATACCTTCAAATTTGAAGATGAAAGTACCAATAATCCTACAATGTGGGAATGGAATTTTGGTGATGGGATAACTTCCACTCTGAAAAGCCCTAACCATACTTATCTGGATACAGGAACTTATAAAGTAACTTTAAAAGTGATAAACCAGAATGGCTGCTTTACAACTACATTTAAAAATGTAACCATTAAAGGCGTACCAGGCTATCTGTTTGTGCCGAATTCCTTCATACCAGGAAACACACTGCCTGAATTGCGCGAGTTCCGTGCCAAAGGATCAGGCATTGCATCATGGCGCTTCAGCGTATTCAATAAATGGGGACAAATACTATGGGAAACCACTAAACTGGACGAAGGAAGACCTGCAGAAGCTTGGGATGGCACCTTTAAAGGGCAACCTATGCCACAAGGGGTTTATTACTGGAAAATCGATGTGCAGATGGTAAACGGAACAGAATGGAAGGGCATGACTTACGACAAATCTGCACCTAAACGTACAGGAGCAATACATTTAATCAGATAAGGATGAGCGGGAGATTAAGATATACACTAGCATTAGTAATGATTATGGTTAACCTGTCTTCTATGGCACAGGACCATATATATTCTCAATTTTTTAATGCCCCTATTTATCTCAACCCATCATTGACCGGGCAGTTTGAGGGCGACTTCAGGACGAACCTGATTTACCGAAACCAATGGTCGGGACTTAGTGGCGACCTATCCTATATCACAGCTTCTGCGGACCTCAACATCTCCAAATTTTCCGGTGGAGTTGGTTTGATATTTAACCGCAGCAGCGAAGGAACAGCTTATCTGGTTAAAAACAATGCTGCAGCAACCTATTCTTATAGTGTTGGCGGGGACGACTTTATAGCCTCTTTTGGTATACAGGCAGGTTTTACCAACCGACAAATAGATTGGAGTAAACTGGTTTTTTCTGATCAGATAGACATGCGCCTTGGTTACATTCCCGGCAGTGTATCTTCAGCTCAGCCGCCTGACATGTCTAACAAGTTTTATTTTGACGGAGCCGCAGGTACAAACATCGTATTTCAGAATCTAATGGCAGGTGTTGCAGTTCACCACATCAACCAGCCTGACGAATCCTTCAGCGGAACTGTTGCCAAACTTCCTATGCGCATAACAGCAAATGCCAGCTACAGAATCCCCTTAAGTCCGGGTATGTATTACAACCAGGATGACGGTTCTTACCTGATCCCTTCAATAATTTATTATAAGCAAGCCAGCTCAACCTCTGTGAGTGCCGGAGCGCAATTTAAATTTAAAGGATTAAACGCCGGATTATGGTACCGGACCGGCGGAGAAGGTGGCCCTGATGCAATTGTGGTTTCCTTAATATTCGACCTGTTTAAAGGAAACAGGAATGGCGAAAAACTAAGATTAGGTTTGAGTCATGATGCCACGACCTCAAAAATTAACTATACCAATACCAGTGGTACAACGGAAGCCAGCGTTGGTTACCAGATGTATTTTCCTAACGGCTCCGGTTACAATAAATTTAACGGACTAAGATGTTACGATTTCTACTAAAATCGAATCACAATCACACAAAAACTTTGGTATATTAGGTCATTTAAACCGCCATGCAGAATATTCTTGAGAACAATCATTTTCTTACCCAAACGGAGGTAAACAAGTTTTTAATGGCGACTTTGCTTTGTGGCCTTATTGGTGCCGAAAGAGAATTTAGAAGCAAACAAGCTGGTCTAAAAACCATGATTATGATTGGACTGGGCTCTACCCTATTTACCATTCTTTCCGTCAAGATCGGCTTAAGCAGTCACGATCGTATTGCATCCAACATTGTTACCGGGATTGGTTTCCTCGGTGCCGG
This is a stretch of genomic DNA from Candidatus Pedobacter colombiensis. It encodes these proteins:
- a CDS encoding LptE family protein, translated to MKKLCILVVLFFSLSGCRIALNGASIGEMKTVNVTVFENNAPLVVPYLSSQFTESLKTRIRNQTSLSITANDAQGVFSGNITGYSITPEAIENGNNPVAGANRLTIAINVKYTNNLNPKLSFERTFERYKVFKLTGTIAAMEPGLITDVTAQLTEDIFNAAFAQW
- the secG gene encoding preprotein translocase subunit SecG; protein product: MLFLIILLIIVCVALGLFVLVQNPKGGGLATGGAGSNMFGVQRTGDVLEKGTWVLLTLIVVLTLSITTIAKSGGSSTGEASKIQEHLDKTPTPSPLGSRTAPAAAPATADTTKK
- a CDS encoding co-chaperone GroES, coding for MALNLKPISGTANRVIVEPAAAEEKTASGIYIPDTAKEKPSKGTVVSVSDEDSEGKKPTVKVGDVVLYGKYGGTELPIDGKDYLIMRESDIYAVLS
- the groL gene encoding chaperonin GroEL (60 kDa chaperone family; promotes refolding of misfolded polypeptides especially under stressful conditions; forms two stacked rings of heptamers to form a barrel-shaped 14mer; ends can be capped by GroES; misfolded proteins enter the barrel where they are refolded when GroES binds); its protein translation is MAKQVKYNVEARDALKRGVDTLANAVKVTLGPKGRNVIIDKKFGSPAITKDGVTVAKEIELKDPIENMGAQMVKEVASKTADIAGDGTTTATVLAQAIVTAGIKNVAAGANPMDLKRGIDKAVTAIVENLKAQSQTVGEDNNKIKQVASISANNDEVIGALIAEAMGKVGKDGVITVEEAKGTETEVKTVEGMQFDRGYLSPYFVTNADKMEAELENPYILIYDKKISNMKELLPVLEKQVQTGKPLLIIAEDLDGEALATLVVNKIRGSLKVVAVKAPGFGDRRKAMLEDIAILTGGTVISEERGYKLENADLSYLGTAEKVVVDKDNTTIINGAGQSEDIKARVNQIKAQIETTTSDYDKEKLQERLAKLAGGVAVLYVGAASEVEMKEKKDRVDDALHATRAAVEEGIVAGGGVAFIRAIEALDGMKGTNDDESTGIQIIRRAIEEPLRQICQNAGIEGSIVVQKVKEGKADFGYNARTDVYENLISAGVIDPTKVGRVALENAASIAAMLLTTEVVLADDPEEAPAGGGMPPMGGGGMGGMM
- a CDS encoding PKD domain-containing protein, which gives rise to MVKRLLLLTILLSFFQITVGFSQITIGTVDPGPYTPGSSIAVPINLGNTNCIRPNSKFELFLSNASGDFTNETKIGEANRFYTTFVNGIIPPGLAAGSGYKLRVKSTSPILISTETPAGTFAITTGGVVEAKISSFPVLQAPEVFGYCTGRDNVAFDLFNESTAGSTTTGTITNELTHIIAGNLTFPTQTETFTARLAHYTVIIKAKMPDGRAATKAYLLVNNPAKTSFNTPGDNIVCLPGGFLEYGVDLSATGMGNNYPGNIYKIVWGDQKEDTYTLCDLANIPIKHEYLTSSCGNPPYSTGGETKYNVFGINISILASFSNCSGTIGNALSTSVKVVTKPKNDFISPTTACTNTSVRFRNISTPGQDPDPNTPDCQDNTVMYNWFVDNTKIGPSLPKSTDFVYAFPVHGVHKIRLESVSSSLCAGAPIEYEICIQDPPRPAFDFNNQSQTGCAPFTIQAFDRSIIDDRCNTDNTYNWIVTGPPGVIFNPTDKDPIFKFTNPGTYSIILQIITASCGAVSTQIPQKIILADGAPTITMSPNVTLCALNTLDFNTQTGPTKTLFTGTQVDIADTYTWKVTALDGSALDPVNDYSFANSTNNNSREPSIQFKRFIPYKVSVIHKNTCTSVEAFQIITFASAPVPKIDLVPKICYDASANLVATVTGGTYTSSVWTTTGDGTFTSTNTLTTTYTPGPTDRSLLKARVTLTLNTGINGVCQFVPVSTDIDIHPNNIGTNTPQIICTGDAAKLILGSSVPGSTFTWTAANADGYATGFSLSGSGDINQAITNTNTTQNAVVVYTITPTANGCIGNTFTFTVTVTPKPNISTPALDKTICSNNSAGITARSNNIPTQFIWTSDAENGITGNTSSALSSSLASITINDELVNSTFEQKTVTYTIKSYSPGGCEGNTIKVTVTVDPAVTKAKAGSDASICATGTSNTYMLKGNKPDVGTGEWKLISTQIPAPSIIDRHNHETEVKGLVVGEPYVFEWAISGEGACAGTSDQVKITVTPIPIISTTTPNKSICQGNPVAITVTSDIPTKFIWTSDRSSTAITGNTNSTGSALSKTITIPDVLLNSGINQETVTYTIKSLSETGCEGNTITIVVKVDPAVTTATAGADASICNTTTYDLEGSEPHVGTGKWELVSASIGTPTITTPTNFKTKVTDLVAGGVYTFKWTITGTGECQKSEAQVTITVNMPTIPGTTATLQPLVCQNNNTGIITLSGNTGSVLRWQRLPDGQTIWEDVPGTNADLTYTFDKLTMTTQYRAVVQNAGCTIGYSTPTTITVAPATTIADASDQTLCAETSVLLKGNLIASGEAGIWTMVTGDANAAITTPTNHETTVTNLLPDKTYVFRWTITGNSPCGPTFKDVTIRNNAPIDLNSITTNAVVCNGQQIVITGSDPRGGEEGIYNYTWESQLNGGTWTVVAGETGKNLTITLTTTGTVSVRRIVNSGTCTSTSNPFPITVQPPIGNNRISADQTICSGLTPDLINGVLPTGGDGQFLYQWQSSLDGTTWANITGAVGQNYQPPILTATTYYRRIVSTIECSGNLQSISTAVKKTITPNAKAEFTWGPTDRGCVPYTLPVQVVTYADRNAIYTWYADNVVLATGSTFPGYTIQNSGQSVTIKLVVTSSLACSTDEFSHTFSTNQAVPASFDLSDTEGCGPLSVNFTNTSLLTAGATFEWNFGNGRSSTATNPPTIIFDQDPTGKDTTYIVTLKSITACGSNSVSKNVFVKAKPIAIFTPEKVQGCAPFKAVFTNTSPGGTNTYYYDYGDGSAIDIKTNKSPVDHIYNVTVTTDFTVKMIAENSCGRDEKQWTIRVFPQNITPALGIKLEEIEGCAPHSVNFENNTIGASRFTYDFGDGSPILPALNTNTVQHIYKTAGTFTVTMTAYNSCSEIPITKSVTVLPQPIADFEADQILGCPGLEVKFKNKTQDGFSYVWDFGDGSPKSNEFEPSHVYMGNQEYYTVTLTATNILNCSMEVIKNQYIHIVQPPVAAFNVNPSTLISIPNYTFKFEDESTNNPTMWEWNFGDGITSTLKSPNHTYLDTGTYKVTLKVINQNGCFTTTFKNVTIKGVPGYLFVPNSFIPGNTLPELREFRAKGSGIASWRFSVFNKWGQILWETTKLDEGRPAEAWDGTFKGQPMPQGVYYWKIDVQMVNGTEWKGMTYDKSAPKRTGAIHLIR